Part of the Musa acuminata AAA Group cultivar baxijiao chromosome BXJ2-7, Cavendish_Baxijiao_AAA, whole genome shotgun sequence genome is shown below.
acattagtgCTAATCATCGATCCATATCACATAGTAAACGCACTTaaatttactttctaaaaattattaaatctaaAAAATCGAACCTTCGAGGTGGttgaatatattctcaaaatgacTTTCTCATGACAAATCTCTTAGCGTACTGGGATCATACACCTTATAAAGTTACTTTGAAAGCGAAAgagatattttttatttagagacttttatttataGGATGGTGAAAGAAATTTTTTAGAAtgaataatattagtaaaaaatattttttattatattctttccttaagTTTATGCTGACTTGGTATGTCTTTGTGACTGGGCTCTATGTCATATTTCGATTAGCATaaaatgttttatatatatatatatatatatatatatatatatatatatatatatatatatatattggtattGTGAGTGTTGAGGtttcttataaatatatattctcAATTTTCCAgttgattttttatttatttgttatgGTTAAATTTAGAAAAATTTATATCTATTCTTAAGTGAATCTTAGCTGATTAATTCTATGATAGTTGCTTatcatatgttatattttttgtcaaaaaatattaACTAGTATTATTTATGATTATGTCCAATTGAGTAGAGATATAATTAGAGGTCAAGATGGACCCAAGTTAATGAATTGTTGGGCCTAAGTAATCCCTATGATGACCCAAATCGACATGAGTGGAGTTAGAATTTCTCGTCCTAACTCAAACAAAAGAGGATTTGGATCCATGTTCATTAGCTTATGAGAAGAATACCGATTTGGCTTTGTCTgaattctcttctttctcttctgaaTCATATCTGCTTAAGAACTGAGGGGTGATGAACAGTTAGTTCCTTAGAGTTCAATGGTCATCCTATTGCATGCTTTCTTTGAATGAGTCGTGGATCATGTCGTGTCCATCTTCGTGAGTGTTTCGAACACAATTAAACTTAGCCTGATCCAAGCTAGATCGATCGATGGATCATTGTAGAACAAATACATAAGATCGATCGTGAATCGTTTTGATTGGTACGATCCTCTTCTCAAGCTTTCCCTACTCATACGACATCTCACGCACGACTCGACGTATGCTGTGGCCGGCTTGGATGCACCCCACGTAGGAGACTCATGGCTTAAGTCGGGATCAAAATCGTGATGTAATATATTCCTGTAAATAGCTTCCTACTATAGTACATCATCCGTCTCGTATTCTTTGTATGACCATAGTAAGCTCTATACACAATGTTTAGCATACAATAAGCCCATATTGACGATGATTTAATCCATTGAGGTTTTTAATGCTTTCTTTGCAGTATTAGTCGATACTCCATAACTTCTATGGAGTAGGAAGCTATGTATGTATAGAGGTATACAATAACTTCCAAATTTCCttttaatgatataatatcttattAATGGATTAAAGAAACTGATGATAATTTAATTTCTTTAAAGTTAACTTTTTGtatatataaaaaatgataattatgtCCTCATATGTTTAGTAATATATAGAGGAACCATTATTAAATTATACTTTCGACACATATTATCAACTCGATATAATATCCAATGAATATTACACCAACATCAATGTTGATTTAATATAATCTTAGACAAGCAATCATCTTGACATATCAATTGGGCTTCTTGGATTCATTCACGTGCACTTAACGATCATAAAAATCATTCTTATACTTTTATTAtgtgaatttttttaatatatatgaaatcaaataacaatagatcaaaTTTACGATACGTACCTTTCAATGTCATTCAAAAAGTTTTATCTGATCTACTAGTATATCATTGTTGAATCCAAAAACTATAATAATGCTAATTTACAAGGAGAATTAGAGTCATATTCTGCTCTCTCGACCACTATGAGCAATGAATTAGGGATAAAGAGGATATATGAGAAGATCCCATCTTCTCTTATCTATATATTAGCATATTTGCATAGTCACATATTTACATCAAGTTTTTAAGATATCTTATCCATTTATAAGTTAAAAAGAGGGTctagaataattaattaattagaagAATCTCTTCTATCAATATCATTTCTTAAATAATCTTACCTTAATTAAACATCCTTTTTGTTGACTGATAATTATAATTAGAGTataatcatatccataatatattttatctaattagatataaTTACATAATCTAAAAAGTCATGCATATTTAATGGTTTCATAGACCTCTCATGATCAAGTAATGATAGGCTATTTTATGTAAACATCTATTTAGATTaactttttatttaatttcaatagCTTATATGGAAGTTTTCTATAAAAGGGTAGTACGATTATTAGGATCCTTTTGAATAATCGTtgtgtaaaatatatttttttctcaaatccttcaaagtataaaaatatttttcgtaGATATTTCATTAACAAGATATGAAGGATTTATGCATGTTAATTAAACCTACTTACAATCGAGATGTGGAGGGCTTTGATAGGGTCTTAGAAACTTTAAAGCGTAACATGTGAACTTAGCATCGAAAGATAGTATCTTCACAAGAAGAGTTAGAGTCAACCAAAGTTCAAGCAGCCCAATCCAACTTTAATGTTATTGCGACCCGACACGTTTTGTATGTGATTGAATCCAGCAATTACAGTAGACATCCGGACCACATCGATGTGAAAGGAGATTGACCGAAATCGATTGACCTCCCCAATGTAAATAGAAAACTAAAATCTTCTTTTGATCTTATTTAAGTTTAGATATGGACACCTATCTAATTAATACATTTGAATTCAATACTCCCTATTACATTCCTAATTAGATACCAAACACTTTCAATGTGAGACTAATAAGGGGTGTTACAATGATCGGACCCTCTACGGGTAATCCTTTCTTACTCGAGTCTCCTTAAACTGAAGTTAATAGTAATACACTCATTggatccttataagtcaatcttaatcttacctACTGTAggactaatcagggatgttacacTTTCTTTTTTTCGTTTTTCGTTTTGAAACAAGTTTCAAACTCGATCACATAAGCATATAATTACAAGAATTGATGAGCGAATAGAACGCTTTAAACTCTCTTAATAAACCATTAAATTGGTCAAGAGGCAAGTAATCAAAAGTCAAAGTTCATGCACTCATGGGATTGCCGACTTCGATTCAGTATCGGATTCCGTGGTTCAAACATCAATGTCTCGATTAATTTAATGGAAGAATAGGCTGTAACTTTGTGGAGACCTTATCCATTTGGCTCATATACATCCCTAATGATTATTCATCCTAAATTATCCCCCTCGTTTCTTCCATGGATACAGTGCCACCTACCGAACCCACTTAATCTCCATGATATGGAACTTTGATCCAATCTACATTGGCATTCTTATCTTACTACTAACAAGAGAACTCATAAATCTTGCAAATTGAGAAAATTTTCTTCGTTTAATCTTAATTCTATTAATGTTATTTAGGaaaaaaatgcatatatatatatatatatatatatcaaaatatttgaatgaaaatatatgctatattaaaatttgaatattacaaataaaagaatggagcactaaacaaaatcaaaagagtGTAGGATTACAAGTCAAAGTCTTTCCTCATCTCTCTTCCGTATGATGGGTGGTGGGTTGCATTAAGTTCTTCTCTCTATCATCACCATCATGTGCTCTGGCATCTTGTCCTCCCACTGTTCCAACGCTGTCCACCCACGGCTTGGCCTTGGATCCATGCACCCACCACATTAAACTACTCGCATGGCGTTGACTTTCCATTACAATTCTCCTATCAGCTTAATCTTTTGGTATTACGATTCTCCATTTCAAACTTATCCCTCTCTCTCTATTCATCCGATATCCTATTAGTATTTTTATGTAGTATTCTTCCATTGGCTTACAGAGAGATTCCCTCTGGCAACTGAGATTGGCTGACAATGTTATTAGATACGTCAAGTATTTGAAGGCACCTAAGTGTAGTTTAACTGCGTGACAATGAACCTGGCCCGAACAGATTAGATTCGCGGAAGGCCACGTGATGATCTATTACATGCACCGCCGCAATTGTGTTGGAAAAGTCAACACGAGGAAGATGGACGAGCCGTCGGCAGTGATTTATACTTGGATTTGCTTCCTTGTCTCGTCGGGCAATGCTGTCCATGTTCCCAAAGTAATGGCGACGGTGCTTCCACCTCAAACACAGCTCAAAGTGGAATAGAAAAGGGTCCGGTCAACACGAGGGCGGATTTACATCCGTGTTACATATGGCTATGTCAACTCTTTGACCACTCTCTCCCTCCTTGCGTAGCAAGCGATGCATTTGTAGACTCCCTTTGCGTACACTCCGCGTGGACCTCGccggcttcttcttccttctggCTTTAAGTACCTGATCGTCTTCTTCTCCCACCAACTTTGAGACTCAAGGGTTGCACCAAGTAAAGGCATCCTCGTTCAGCTTTCTCGTCTGTTTAGTTCTTGTGGTTTTGGTTGGTGTTGATGGAGGGAGTAGAGATACCGCCTTACTTCCTTTGCCCTATATCTCTGCAACTGATGAAGGACCCGGTGACGCTGTCGACGGGGATCACCTACGACCGCGACAGCATCGAGCGGTGGATCTTTACCGGAGGGCACAATACGTGTCCGGTCACCAAGCGGGCCTTGCCGGACTGCGAGGTCACTCCGAACCACACTCTCCGGCGGTTGATCCAAGCTTGGTGCACCGTTAACGCGTCGAGCGGCGTGGAGCGGGTTCCCACCCCGAAGGCCCCCGTCGAGCAGGGCCAGATCGTGAAGCTCCTCGATGAGGCGAAGCTGCCGCAGTCCCAGCTCAGGTCGCTGGCCAGGCTGCGGGCGATCGTATCCGAGAGCGAGCGGAACAAGCGGTGCGTCGAGGCGACTGCCGGTGTCGTGGACTTCCTGGCATCCGTCATAGCGAACGACGGATATAGCTCGAACGAAGAGGTCGATGATGGATTCGAGTCCACAGGCGCCTGCGACGAGGCACTCAACATTCTCCACTCGCTTCCGATCTCCGAAGGTGGTCTCCTCGACCTCGTGACGAGACATGCCGGCATGATCGAGTCACTGACGACGATACTGAGACGATCGAGTTACCAGTCACGAGCCTACGCGACGCTGTTGCTGAGATCGATGCTTGGAGTGCTCACGCAGGAGAAGCTGATCAATCTCGGTGAGGAGCTATTCCAAGAGATAGTGAACGTCATACACGACCGGATCTCGAACCAGGAGACGAGGGCGGCATTGCATGCCCTCATCGAGGCGTGCCCATGTGCGAGGAACCGAATCAAGGCGGTAAATGCCGGCGCCGTGCACGTCCTGATCGAGCTGCTGCTCGAAGAAGATGACCGGAGGATTTGCGAGTTGGCGCTGGTGGCGATGGACCGGCTCTGCGGGTGCGCCGAGGGGAGGGCGGAGCTCGTGGGGCACGCGGCCGGCATCCCGGTGGTGTCGAAGAAGATACTGCGGGTGTCGGAGATGGCGAGCGAGAGGGCGGTCAGGATACTGCACTCGGTGGCGCGGCACTCGGCTACTCCACGATTGCTGCAGGAGATGATGCAGATGGGAGTGGTGTCCAAACTGTGCCTGGTGCTCCAAGTGGATTGCAAAGCTAAGACCAGGGAGAAAGCGAAGGAGATCCTCAGCATGCATTCAAGGGTGTGGAGGAGCTCCCCTTGTCTTTCCCCACAGTTCCAGGTTTCATATCCTTCTTCGTGACAGTCCAATTGAAGACAGTCAAATTTGTAGATTCAATCTCACAGTATCAAAGAACACATATACGATAATAGTTCACCAATAAGTTGATTGCTTGTTTTTTATCAGCAAAAACATCATTTTTTCCTCATCTAGCTTCAAATCCAAGGAAATTGTAGTGAGTTTGGGAAATAATGGCGCCGATCGTGCCCATACTATGT
Proteins encoded:
- the LOC135616613 gene encoding E3 ubiquitin-protein ligase PUB23-like gives rise to the protein MEGVEIPPYFLCPISLQLMKDPVTLSTGITYDRDSIERWIFTGGHNTCPVTKRALPDCEVTPNHTLRRLIQAWCTVNASSGVERVPTPKAPVEQGQIVKLLDEAKLPQSQLRSLARLRAIVSESERNKRCVEATAGVVDFLASVIANDGYSSNEEVDDGFESTGACDEALNILHSLPISEGGLLDLVTRHAGMIESLTTILRRSSYQSRAYATLLLRSMLGVLTQEKLINLGEELFQEIVNVIHDRISNQETRAALHALIEACPCARNRIKAVNAGAVHVLIELLLEEDDRRICELALVAMDRLCGCAEGRAELVGHAAGIPVVSKKILRVSEMASERAVRILHSVARHSATPRLLQEMMQMGVVSKLCLVLQVDCKAKTREKAKEILSMHSRVWRSSPCLSPQFQVSYPSS